One segment of Fusarium oxysporum f. sp. lycopersici 4287 chromosome 7, whole genome shotgun sequence DNA contains the following:
- a CDS encoding hypothetical protein (At least one base has a quality score < 10), with protein MPCLPAIRAVYQNLNCLSSSGQMHDAPEVAWLLAQRHERQGKPALTKGKNPVASLYRMYEYLVVGYTAGLRSEMEYFFKQSTWSVKAIPDPEDTDPARYAILAVLTHYLAKVFNRLIERGLPRGCPAIIAGAEAEAELRAREVVLELQPSWAKAVRRLDEPITIPNSSGETPEDRFRSAEFLAMNIIVTEPHVAFV; from the coding sequence ATGCCTTGTCTTCCAGCAATCCGTGCTGTCTACCAGAACCTCAActgtctctcttcttctggccaAATGCACGATGCTCCGGAAGTTGCTTGGTTGCTCGCTCAACGACATGAGCGCCAGGGAAAGCCAGCGCTTACCAAGGGAAAGAACCCTGTCGCGTCCCTCTACCGAATGTACGAGTACCTCGTCGTTGGATATACCGCCGGGCTTCGCTCTGAGATGGAGTACTTCTTCAAACAATCTACATGGTCTGTGAAGGCTATCCCGGATCCTGAAGATACAGACCCAGCCCGCTATGCGATCCTTGCTGTTCTCACCCACTACCTCGCAAAGGTCTTCAACCGACTCATTGAAAGAGGCTTACCACGGGGATGTCCTGCGATCATTGCTGGTGCAGAAGCCGAGGCGGAACTGCGTGCCCGTGAAGTAGTTCTTGAACTTCAACCATCCTGGGCCAAGGCTGTGCGTCGTCTGGATGAGCCGATCACCATCCCAAACTCTTCTGGTGAAACGCCAGAGGACAGGTTCCGAAGCGCCGAGTTTCTGGCTATGAACATAATTGTTACTGAGCCACATGTGGCCTTTGTTTAG